One genomic window of Geodermatophilus sp. DSM 44513 includes the following:
- a CDS encoding carbamate kinase, with protein sequence MSPGRVVIALGGNAMTGPDGSATPAAQRDAIAVACRHVAAVVATGAEVVLTHGNGPQVGNLLVKNELAAHEVPPVPLDWCVAQTQATIGFTLADELDAALADRGLPQRTAVLVTRTLVDADDPHFAEPSKPIGRHLPREHAERSMAHGQVWEDRGPRGWRRVVASPEPRGVVDGPAVRVLLAAGFVVVCAGGGGVPVVDDHVDGHALRGVEAVVDKDLTAALLARDLGAGTLVIATDVPHVVVGFRTPTARPLGRVTPAELRAHAAAGEFARGSMAPKVEAGLRFVAGGGSRAVITSLEHIADAVERDDVGTVVTP encoded by the coding sequence GTGAGCCCCGGCCGCGTCGTGATCGCCCTCGGGGGCAACGCGATGACCGGCCCGGACGGCTCGGCCACGCCCGCCGCCCAGCGGGACGCGATCGCCGTGGCCTGCCGGCACGTCGCGGCCGTCGTGGCGACCGGGGCCGAGGTCGTGCTCACCCACGGCAACGGGCCCCAGGTGGGCAACCTTCTGGTGAAGAACGAGCTGGCCGCCCACGAGGTCCCGCCGGTGCCGCTGGACTGGTGCGTGGCCCAGACCCAGGCGACGATCGGCTTCACGCTGGCCGACGAGCTCGACGCCGCCCTGGCCGACCGGGGCCTGCCGCAGCGCACCGCCGTCCTGGTCACCCGCACGCTGGTGGACGCCGACGACCCGCACTTCGCCGAGCCGTCCAAGCCGATCGGCCGCCACCTCCCGCGCGAGCATGCCGAGCGGTCCATGGCCCACGGCCAGGTGTGGGAGGACCGCGGCCCGCGCGGCTGGCGGCGGGTCGTCGCCTCACCGGAGCCGCGCGGCGTGGTCGACGGGCCGGCGGTCCGGGTGCTGCTGGCGGCCGGGTTCGTCGTCGTCTGCGCCGGCGGTGGCGGTGTCCCCGTCGTGGACGACCACGTCGACGGGCACGCCCTGCGCGGCGTGGAGGCCGTCGTCGACAAGGACCTCACCGCCGCGCTGCTGGCCCGGGACCTGGGCGCCGGCACGCTGGTGATCGCCACCGACGTCCCGCACGTGGTGGTCGGCTTCAGAACGCCGACCGCCCGGCCGCTGGGCCGGGTGACCCCCGCGGAGCTGCGCGCGCACGCCGCGGCCGGGGAGTTCGCCCGCGGCTCGATGGCCCCCAAGGTCGAGGCCGGGCTGCGCTTCGTCGCCGGTGGCGGCAGCCGCGCGGTCATCACCTCCCTCGAGCACATCGCCGACGCCGTCGAGCGCGACGACGTCGGCACCGTCGTCACCCCCTAG
- a CDS encoding Cache 3/Cache 2 fusion domain-containing protein, producing the protein MRRSSAQGTVLPDPVVQEPPARAAPGRARRRLEREGGAEAAARRAGELTRASCEVSTTSREAAESLAELRGAIGDIAQCTTQASSITGDAVRDAQAVDERIAALQGATDAISEIVRLLAAISQQSRFLALNAYVEAARAGEVGRGFAVVADEVKQLAERTARAAGDIGAQVEAVHRETRSAVDVVSRITTTLGSIAAAQDTVAAAVEQQRAATDRVVDSVERAAGGSARITEAVAALAQEQRETYVRRALAIAEDLLEEAGGVSLGEGRRRVSVRDQVTGAVREVDLPDLLLGGVPLTRDDDPRRPAPLVDEVVALVGGSCTLFQRLDGDGGMVRATTTVRTAQGRRNVGTAIPPRDADGSPHPVLAAVLAGRTYTGEATVADRPFFTAYEGLHSTDGELVGMLYVGLPLDALPG; encoded by the coding sequence GTGCGCAGGTCGTCGGCACAGGGGACCGTCCTGCCCGACCCCGTCGTCCAGGAGCCGCCGGCGCGGGCGGCTCCCGGCCGGGCCCGCCGGCGGCTGGAGCGCGAGGGCGGGGCCGAGGCGGCCGCCCGGCGGGCCGGCGAGCTGACCCGCGCCAGCTGCGAGGTCTCCACCACCTCGCGGGAGGCCGCGGAGTCCCTCGCCGAGCTGCGCGGTGCGATCGGCGACATCGCCCAGTGCACGACCCAGGCGTCGTCGATCACCGGGGACGCGGTCCGCGACGCGCAGGCCGTGGACGAGCGGATCGCCGCGCTGCAGGGGGCCACCGACGCGATCAGCGAGATCGTCCGGCTGCTGGCCGCGATCAGCCAGCAGAGCCGGTTCCTGGCGCTCAACGCCTACGTCGAGGCCGCCCGCGCCGGCGAGGTGGGCCGCGGCTTCGCCGTCGTCGCCGACGAGGTCAAGCAGCTCGCCGAGCGCACCGCCCGCGCCGCCGGCGACATCGGCGCCCAGGTGGAGGCGGTGCACCGGGAGACCCGCTCGGCCGTCGACGTCGTCTCGCGGATCACCACGACGCTGGGGTCCATCGCCGCGGCGCAGGACACCGTGGCGGCGGCGGTCGAGCAGCAGCGGGCGGCCACCGACCGCGTCGTCGACAGCGTGGAGCGGGCCGCCGGCGGGTCGGCGCGGATCACCGAGGCCGTCGCGGCCCTCGCCCAGGAGCAGCGCGAGACCTACGTCCGCCGGGCGCTGGCCATCGCCGAGGACCTGCTGGAGGAGGCCGGTGGGGTGTCCCTCGGCGAGGGCCGCCGCCGGGTGAGCGTGCGCGACCAGGTCACCGGCGCGGTGCGCGAGGTCGACCTGCCCGACCTGCTGCTCGGCGGCGTCCCGCTGACCCGGGACGACGACCCGCGGCGTCCCGCGCCGCTGGTCGACGAGGTGGTCGCTCTGGTCGGGGGCAGCTGCACGCTGTTCCAGCGGCTGGACGGCGACGGCGGCATGGTGCGCGCGACCACCACCGTCCGGACCGCGCAGGGACGGCGCAACGTGGGGACCGCCATCCCCCCGCGCGACGCCGACGGCAGCCCCCACCCGGTGCTGGCCGCCGTCCTGGCCGGGCGGACCTACACCGGAGAGGCGACCGTCGCCGACCGCCCCTTCTTCACCGCCTACGAGGGACTGCACTCCACCGACGGCGAGCTGGTCGGCATGCTCTACGTCGGGCTGCCGCTGGACGCGCTGCCCGGCTGA
- a CDS encoding ring-opening amidohydrolase, with protein sequence MPAPIEVRKIPLHNVSDASELTRLIEEGVVDADRVVAVIGKTEGNGGVNDYTRIIADRAFREVLLERGTRSKEEVGEIPIVWSGGTDGVISPHATVFATLPEDAVEKTDEPRLTVGYAMSDVLLPEDIGRIAMVEKVAEGVRRAMQAAGITDPADVHYVQTKTPLLTIDTIRDARERGETTSLQEPHGSMDLSNGTTALGVAVALGEIEMPRQEQVMRDLSLYSSVASCSSGVELDRAQIVVVGNARGHGGSYRVGHSVMTDALDSDGIWNAIRDAGLELPERPHPSDLGDRLVNVFLKCEADPTGYVRGRRNAMLDDSDVSWHRQIKATVGGVAASVTGDPAVFVSVAAVHQGPSGGGPVAAIVRA encoded by the coding sequence GTGCCCGCACCCATCGAGGTCCGCAAGATCCCGCTGCACAACGTCAGCGACGCCTCCGAGCTGACCAGGCTCATCGAGGAGGGCGTCGTGGACGCCGACCGCGTCGTCGCCGTGATCGGCAAGACCGAGGGCAACGGCGGGGTCAACGACTACACGCGGATCATCGCCGACCGGGCCTTCCGCGAGGTGCTGCTCGAGAGGGGCACGCGGAGCAAGGAGGAGGTCGGGGAGATCCCGATCGTGTGGTCCGGCGGCACCGACGGCGTCATCAGCCCGCACGCCACCGTCTTCGCCACCCTGCCCGAGGACGCCGTCGAGAAGACCGACGAGCCCCGGCTGACCGTCGGCTACGCGATGAGCGACGTCCTCCTGCCCGAGGACATCGGCCGGATCGCCATGGTGGAGAAGGTCGCCGAGGGCGTGCGCCGGGCGATGCAGGCTGCCGGCATCACCGACCCCGCCGACGTCCACTACGTGCAGACCAAGACGCCGCTGCTGACCATCGACACCATCCGCGACGCCCGCGAGCGCGGGGAGACGACGTCCCTGCAGGAGCCGCACGGCTCGATGGACCTGTCCAACGGCACGACGGCCCTCGGTGTCGCCGTGGCGCTGGGCGAGATCGAGATGCCGAGGCAGGAGCAGGTCATGCGCGACCTCTCGCTCTACTCCTCGGTCGCCTCGTGCTCCTCGGGCGTGGAGCTCGACCGGGCCCAGATCGTCGTCGTCGGCAACGCCCGCGGGCACGGCGGCAGCTACCGGGTCGGCCACTCGGTCATGACCGACGCGCTGGACTCCGACGGCATCTGGAACGCGATCCGCGACGCCGGCCTCGAGCTGCCGGAGCGCCCGCACCCCAGCGACCTCGGCGACCGGCTGGTCAACGTGTTCCTCAAGTGCGAGGCCGACCCGACCGGCTACGTCCGCGGCCGGCGCAACGCGATGCTCGACGACTCCGACGTCTCCTGGCACCGGCAGATCAAGGCGACGGTCGGCGGGGTGGCGGCGTCGGTGACCGGCGACCCGGCGGTGTTCGTGTCGGTCGCCGCGGTGCACCAGGGCCCCTCCGGCGGCGGCCCCGTGGCGGCGATCGTCCGCGCCTGA
- a CDS encoding DUF1116 domain-containing protein, whose protein sequence is MTLLDSPPAVVAAGVDVFSAALRAQGADVHDVDWRPPPSADPADLAALALDRRRAAANRTAVERVMAAGSHLVDVRPARDVLGLPDRTLLHAGPPIGWADASGPLRGALVGACLFEGWASTAEEAERLLASGGVALDPCHHHSAVGPMAGVTSPSMWLWCLQDPVGGGRAHCNLNEGLGKVLRMGAFGEEVLDRLRWMRDVLGPVLQAAVRSMPEPLDVRAVLAQMLQMGDEGHNRNRAGSLMTLRELSPAVVAVDAPSSDVAAVLRFIGGNEHFFLNLGMPTAKLAMDAVGHVPGSTMVTVMSRNGTEFGIRTAGTGDRWFTGPANTPVGLYLGDFGPDDANPDIGDSAIMETYGVGGFCMAAAPAIVRFVGGSVPDALATTERMYQLTLAENPAMQVPVLGFRGAPTGIDVLAVARTGWLPQINTGMAGRVAGTGQVGAGLVQPPRECFDAALAALAREARAAA, encoded by the coding sequence CGGTGTCGACGTCTTCTCCGCCGCGCTGCGCGCCCAGGGCGCCGACGTGCACGACGTCGACTGGCGCCCGCCGCCGTCGGCGGACCCCGCCGACCTCGCCGCGCTGGCCCTCGACCGGCGCCGGGCCGCGGCCAACCGCACCGCCGTCGAGCGGGTGATGGCCGCCGGGTCGCACCTGGTCGACGTCCGCCCGGCGCGCGACGTCCTCGGGCTGCCCGACCGCACCCTGCTGCACGCCGGCCCGCCGATCGGGTGGGCCGACGCGTCCGGCCCGCTGCGCGGCGCGCTGGTCGGCGCCTGCCTGTTCGAGGGCTGGGCGTCGACCGCCGAGGAGGCCGAGCGGCTGCTGGCCTCGGGCGGGGTCGCCCTCGACCCGTGCCACCACCACTCCGCGGTGGGGCCCATGGCCGGCGTGACGAGCCCGTCGATGTGGCTGTGGTGCCTGCAGGACCCGGTCGGTGGCGGGCGGGCCCACTGCAACCTCAACGAGGGCCTGGGCAAGGTGCTGCGGATGGGTGCCTTCGGGGAGGAGGTGCTCGACCGGCTGCGCTGGATGCGCGACGTCCTGGGGCCGGTGCTGCAGGCCGCCGTGCGGTCGATGCCCGAGCCGCTGGACGTCCGGGCCGTGCTCGCGCAGATGCTGCAGATGGGCGACGAGGGGCACAACCGCAACCGCGCCGGCTCGCTGATGACGCTGCGCGAGCTGTCCCCGGCGGTCGTGGCGGTGGACGCGCCGTCCTCGGACGTCGCGGCGGTGCTGCGGTTCATCGGCGGCAACGAGCACTTCTTCCTCAACCTCGGCATGCCGACGGCCAAGCTGGCGATGGACGCCGTCGGGCACGTGCCCGGCTCGACGATGGTCACCGTGATGTCCCGCAACGGGACGGAGTTCGGCATCCGCACCGCCGGCACCGGCGACCGCTGGTTCACCGGCCCGGCCAACACCCCGGTCGGGCTGTACCTCGGCGACTTCGGCCCGGACGACGCCAACCCCGACATCGGCGACTCCGCGATCATGGAGACCTACGGCGTCGGCGGCTTCTGCATGGCGGCGGCACCCGCGATCGTCCGCTTCGTCGGCGGCTCCGTGCCCGACGCGCTGGCCACCACCGAGCGGATGTACCAGCTCACCCTCGCCGAGAACCCGGCGATGCAGGTGCCCGTCCTCGGCTTCCGCGGCGCACCGACCGGCATCGACGTCCTGGCCGTCGCCCGCACCGGCTGGCTGCCGCAGATCAACACCGGCATGGCCGGGCGGGTCGCCGGGACCGGCCAGGTGGGCGCCGGTCTGGTCCAGCCGCCGCGGGAGTGCTTCGACGCCGCGCTGGCCGCGCTCGCGCGGGAGGCCCGGGCGGCCGCCTGA
- a CDS encoding alpha-ketoglutarate-dependent dioxygenase AlkB, with the protein MSLARQPSMWDLAEEAALGPLAVTRHHLGRGAWVDHLPGWVSGSDEVLEVLLGDIGWRADRRQVYEREVAVPRLLRWYGGGEPLPHPLLTRAREDLDAHYGPELGEPFVTAGMCLYRDGRDSVAWHGDRLGRSRTQDTMVAIVSFGSPRPLLLRPVGGGESLRFSLGHGDLVVMGGSCQRTWEHCVPKTARPVGPRVSVQFRPRGVA; encoded by the coding sequence ATGTCGCTCGCCCGCCAGCCGTCGATGTGGGACCTCGCCGAGGAGGCCGCACTCGGCCCGCTGGCGGTCACCAGGCACCACCTCGGCCGCGGGGCCTGGGTCGACCACCTGCCCGGCTGGGTCTCCGGCTCCGACGAGGTGCTCGAGGTGCTGCTCGGGGACATCGGCTGGCGCGCCGACCGGCGGCAGGTGTACGAGCGTGAGGTCGCCGTCCCGCGGCTGTTGCGGTGGTACGGCGGGGGTGAGCCGTTGCCGCACCCGTTGCTGACCCGGGCGCGCGAGGACCTCGACGCGCACTACGGCCCGGAACTCGGGGAGCCGTTCGTGACCGCCGGGATGTGCCTGTACCGCGACGGCCGGGACAGCGTCGCCTGGCACGGTGACCGGCTGGGGCGCAGCCGCACCCAGGACACGATGGTGGCCATCGTGTCCTTCGGGTCCCCGCGGCCCCTGCTGCTGCGCCCGGTCGGTGGCGGGGAGAGCCTGCGCTTCTCCCTGGGACACGGGGACCTCGTGGTCATGGGCGGTTCCTGCCAGCGCACGTGGGAGCACTGCGTGCCGAAGACGGCCCGCCCCGTGGGCCCCCGGGTCAGCGTGCAGTTCCGGCCCCGCGGCGTGGCCTGA
- a CDS encoding ATP-dependent DNA helicase RecQ, which translates to MTTAAPSADVAVEALGVLRELTGRPDAVFREGQDAAVAALVERSERALVVQRTGWGKSAVYFVSTALLRRRGAGPTLLVSPLLALMRDQVAAAARAGIRAVEISSANATEWDDVAAALAADEVDVLLVSPERLTNPRFREEQLPGLVARCGLVVVDEAHCVSDWGHDFRPDYRRIRDLLGTLPPGTPVLATTATANERVVADVAEQLGVGGVGVTTVRGPLARDSLRLGVLRLPTDRARLAWLAAHLGDLPGSGIVYTLTVAAAEETASLLRDAGHEVRAYTGRLDDADRKDAEEALRANRVKALVATSALGMGFDKPDLGFVVHLGAPSSPVSYYQQVGRAGRAVEHADVLLLPGPEDLAIWQWFATSSMPREDHAAAVLAAMADGRAWSVARLETVADVRRSRLELLLKVLAVDGAVERVQGGWRSTGRPWVYDADRYARVTQTREAEQRAMIAYARPVEAARCRMAFLQEALDDPTAAACGRCDVCAGPWYATEVPEGAAAAASAALDRPGVELAPRAQWPTGADRLGVGVKGKIAAGEQLDPGRAVARLTDLGWGQRLRTLLGDDGVGGVVELEAPGLEEDPDAAFDRKDPAAPHASRAQRGPLQRGRDVPPDEELLRACARVLGAWDWAERPAAVVAVPSRRRPRLVTGLAQGLAGLGRLPYLGELSLAHGGPTGGPGGNSAFRLAGVWQRIVVGPELRARLGELGPVPVLLVDDLADSRWTMTVAGRELRLAGASRVLPFALALTA; encoded by the coding sequence ATGACGACCGCAGCCCCGTCCGCCGACGTCGCCGTCGAGGCCCTCGGCGTCCTCCGCGAGCTGACCGGCCGGCCCGACGCGGTGTTCCGGGAGGGCCAGGACGCCGCCGTCGCCGCGCTGGTCGAGCGCTCCGAGCGGGCCCTGGTCGTGCAGCGCACCGGGTGGGGCAAGTCGGCGGTCTACTTCGTCTCCACCGCGCTGCTGCGCCGCCGCGGTGCCGGCCCCACGCTGCTGGTGAGCCCGCTGCTCGCGCTGATGCGCGACCAGGTCGCCGCCGCCGCCCGCGCCGGCATCCGGGCGGTGGAGATCTCCAGTGCCAACGCGACCGAGTGGGACGACGTCGCCGCGGCGCTGGCCGCCGACGAGGTCGACGTCCTGCTGGTCTCCCCGGAGCGGCTGACCAACCCGCGCTTCCGCGAGGAGCAGCTGCCCGGACTGGTGGCCCGGTGCGGCCTGGTGGTCGTCGACGAGGCGCACTGCGTCTCCGACTGGGGCCACGACTTCCGGCCCGACTACCGGCGCATCCGCGACCTGCTGGGCACCCTGCCGCCCGGCACGCCGGTGCTGGCCACCACCGCGACTGCCAACGAGCGGGTGGTGGCCGACGTCGCCGAGCAGCTCGGCGTCGGCGGCGTGGGGGTGACGACGGTGCGTGGGCCGCTGGCCCGCGACTCGCTGCGCCTGGGCGTGCTGCGGCTGCCCACCGACCGGGCCCGGCTGGCCTGGCTCGCCGCCCACCTCGGCGACCTGCCCGGCAGCGGCATCGTCTACACGCTCACCGTCGCCGCCGCCGAGGAGACCGCGTCCCTGCTGCGGGACGCCGGCCACGAGGTGCGCGCCTACACCGGCCGGCTGGACGACGCCGACCGCAAGGACGCCGAGGAGGCGCTGCGGGCCAACCGGGTCAAGGCGCTGGTCGCCACCTCGGCGCTGGGCATGGGCTTCGACAAGCCCGACCTGGGCTTCGTCGTCCACCTCGGGGCGCCGTCCTCGCCGGTCAGCTACTACCAGCAGGTCGGGCGCGCCGGTCGCGCGGTCGAGCACGCCGACGTGCTGCTGCTCCCCGGCCCGGAGGACCTCGCCATCTGGCAGTGGTTCGCCACCTCCTCCATGCCCCGGGAGGACCACGCCGCCGCGGTGCTCGCGGCCATGGCCGACGGGAGGGCGTGGTCGGTGGCCCGGCTGGAGACGGTGGCCGACGTCCGCCGCTCCCGGCTGGAGCTGCTGCTCAAGGTGCTCGCCGTCGACGGCGCGGTCGAGCGGGTGCAGGGGGGCTGGCGGTCCACCGGCCGGCCGTGGGTCTACGACGCCGACCGGTACGCCCGGGTGACGCAGACCCGCGAGGCCGAGCAGCGGGCGATGATCGCCTACGCACGGCCGGTCGAGGCGGCCCGCTGCCGGATGGCCTTCCTCCAGGAGGCGCTCGACGACCCGACCGCGGCGGCCTGCGGCCGCTGCGACGTCTGCGCCGGCCCTTGGTACGCCACCGAGGTCCCCGAGGGCGCGGCCGCCGCGGCGTCGGCGGCGCTGGACCGCCCGGGTGTGGAGCTCGCCCCGCGGGCCCAGTGGCCGACCGGCGCCGACCGGCTCGGCGTCGGGGTCAAGGGCAAGATCGCCGCCGGCGAGCAGCTCGACCCGGGCCGGGCCGTCGCCCGGCTCACCGACCTCGGCTGGGGCCAGCGGCTGCGCACCCTGCTCGGGGACGACGGCGTGGGCGGCGTGGTGGAGCTGGAGGCCCCCGGGCTGGAGGAGGACCCGGACGCCGCCTTCGACAGGAAGGACCCCGCTGCCCCCCACGCTTCGCGGGCTCAGCGCGGGCCCCTGCAGCGGGGCCGCGACGTGCCGCCGGACGAGGAGCTGCTGCGGGCCTGCGCGCGCGTGCTCGGCGCCTGGGACTGGGCCGAGCGGCCGGCCGCGGTGGTCGCCGTCCCCTCCCGGCGCCGGCCGCGGCTGGTCACCGGGCTGGCGCAGGGGCTGGCCGGGCTGGGCCGGCTGCCGTACCTGGGTGAGCTGTCCCTGGCGCACGGCGGCCCGACCGGGGGGCCGGGCGGCAACAGTGCCTTCCGGCTCGCGGGGGTGTGGCAGCGGATCGTGGTCGGCCCGGAGCTGCGGGCCCGGCTGGGGGAGCTCGGCCCGGTGCCGGTGCTGCTCGTGGACGACCTGGCCGACTCCCGCTGGACGATGACCGTCGCCGGTCGCGAGCTGCGGCTGGCCGGCGCCTCGCGGGTGCTGCCCTTCGCACTCGCCCTCACGGCCTAG
- a CDS encoding bestrophin family ion channel — protein sequence MWPDSRRRGVAGRGPGWGRWDVPADGHPPTTERALITSRVPRPSHAWRAIAVPFTVLLLWDVLVTVLYHAGARGFTGIDIQFTLFGTAIALFTGFMVNAAYQRWWEARTLWGQVVNSSRSLAREALVLLDERGEGARPGLGPQVVRAQVAYVHLLRTALRGQPVPDEARAHLDDAVREGVERSTNRPNAVLTHVGRLLAEAAHRGVLSDYRRVQMEATLVVLTDAQGGLERIKNTPLPVQYRFLPRFFAQVFGAILPFAVVNDLGWATPIGSGLVGLMFLLAVQIGDELAEPFADAVYDVPMTALTRTIEIDLVEMIGAEPPSALRPVDRVLW from the coding sequence GTGTGGCCGGACTCACGCCGCCGTGGAGTCGCGGGTCGCGGACCGGGCTGGGGACGATGGGACGTCCCGGCCGACGGCCACCCGCCGACCACGGAGCGCGCCCTGATCACCTCGCGGGTCCCCCGTCCGAGCCACGCCTGGCGGGCCATCGCCGTCCCGTTCACGGTCCTGCTGCTGTGGGACGTGCTGGTCACCGTCCTGTACCACGCCGGGGCGCGCGGCTTCACCGGCATCGACATCCAGTTCACCCTGTTCGGGACGGCGATCGCGCTGTTCACCGGTTTCATGGTCAACGCCGCCTACCAGCGCTGGTGGGAGGCGCGGACGCTGTGGGGGCAGGTGGTCAACTCCTCGCGGAGCCTGGCCCGGGAGGCGCTGGTGCTCCTCGACGAGCGCGGCGAGGGCGCCCGGCCCGGGCTGGGGCCGCAGGTGGTCCGGGCCCAGGTGGCCTACGTGCACCTGCTGCGGACGGCGCTGCGCGGCCAGCCGGTCCCGGACGAGGCGCGGGCCCACCTCGACGACGCCGTCCGCGAGGGGGTCGAGCGCTCCACCAACCGGCCCAACGCCGTGCTCACCCACGTCGGCCGGCTGCTGGCCGAGGCCGCGCACCGCGGGGTGCTCAGCGACTACCGCCGGGTGCAGATGGAGGCCACGCTGGTCGTCCTCACCGACGCCCAGGGCGGGCTGGAGCGGATCAAGAACACCCCGCTGCCGGTGCAGTACCGCTTCCTGCCGCGGTTCTTCGCGCAGGTCTTCGGCGCCATCCTGCCCTTCGCCGTGGTCAACGACCTGGGCTGGGCCACCCCGATCGGCTCGGGGCTGGTCGGGCTGATGTTCCTGCTGGCGGTGCAGATCGGCGACGAGCTGGCCGAGCCGTTCGCCGACGCCGTCTACGACGTCCCGATGACCGCGCTGACGCGCACCATCGAGATCGACCTGGTGGAGATGATCGGCGCCGAGCCGCCCAGCGCGCTGCGGCCGGTCGACCGGGTGCTCTGGTAG
- a CDS encoding PHP domain-containing protein has product MREDPQAMRPPDNHVHTRWSWDTSSSSTMARACERAVARGLPAVAFTEHLDFTTWLPADRATADGLVDRHASRHAPIDVEGYAAELEECRARFPELRIWSGVETGEPHLFSASVAAHLRDAPVDRVLGSLHSLPQDGRLYGVGRLLYPDPDTTMRRYLAEVVDMVEGSDVFEVLAHVDFPRRYWPGGSDRYAEKDYEEEYRAVFRALAGTGRALEVNTTSPLASVDQVRWFHEEGGAAVSFGSDAHAPAVVGQHFDLAVDVVEAAGFRPGRDAFDFWRR; this is encoded by the coding sequence ATGCGAGAGGATCCACAGGCGATGCGACCACCGGACAACCACGTGCACACCAGGTGGTCCTGGGACACCTCGAGCTCCTCGACGATGGCCCGGGCGTGCGAGCGGGCGGTGGCCCGGGGCCTGCCCGCCGTCGCCTTCACCGAGCACCTGGACTTCACGACCTGGCTGCCCGCGGACCGGGCGACCGCGGACGGACTGGTCGACCGGCACGCCTCCCGCCACGCGCCGATCGACGTCGAGGGCTACGCCGCCGAGCTCGAGGAGTGCCGCGCACGCTTCCCGGAGCTGCGGATCTGGTCCGGCGTCGAGACCGGCGAGCCGCACCTGTTCAGCGCCAGCGTCGCCGCCCACCTGCGCGACGCCCCCGTGGACCGGGTGCTCGGGTCGCTGCACTCCCTGCCCCAGGACGGCCGGCTCTACGGCGTGGGCCGGCTGCTCTACCCGGACCCCGACACGACGATGCGCCGCTACCTGGCCGAGGTCGTCGACATGGTCGAGGGCAGCGACGTCTTCGAGGTGCTCGCGCACGTCGACTTCCCGCGCCGCTACTGGCCCGGCGGCAGCGACCGGTACGCCGAGAAGGACTACGAGGAGGAGTACCGGGCGGTGTTCCGTGCGCTGGCCGGCACCGGCCGGGCGCTGGAGGTGAACACGACCAGCCCGCTGGCCTCGGTGGACCAGGTGCGCTGGTTCCACGAGGAGGGCGGTGCCGCGGTCAGCTTCGGCAGCGACGCGCACGCCCCGGCCGTCGTCGGCCAGCACTTCGACCTGGCGGTGGACGTCGTCGAGGCCGCCGGCTTCCGGCCCGGTCGGGACGCCTTCGACTTCTGGCGCCGCTGA